From the Solanum lycopersicum chromosome 10, SLM_r2.1 genome, one window contains:
- the LOC101250757 gene encoding probable protein phosphatase 2C 43 — translation MFRWLKRIVSACCRPLSVYVGLSSGVVVGEDYPVLWHRDLEKHSCGEFSFAIAQANQVCLDYGHVEPGREGTFVGVYDGHCRVDASRFTCDNLSRHLITLARENGTVDEEVLNNAFAATEDGFLSIVEREFHGDPGIASTGCCCLVGVIWKRRLYVANLGDSRAVLGHIGRFNRILAEQLTNDHHVRIKEVRDELRALHPDNPNIMSRVRGTWHVNGIKQVTRAIGDAFLKKPEFALGAEPLSGAVIRADPSVSSRNLQPCDRFVIFASAGLWDLLSNEEAVQIVHTYPRQGIARRLVLLAMNVAVRARKKYDDLMNHDKHVRRALHDDITVVVIFIDHEKLNDELTVPGMSVQGFVDTHRPSHFNIEQEVATESGVTETEPTETESSETEHTEIVPTETESSETESTGTELTETV, via the exons ATGTTTCGTTGGCTGAAAAGGATTGTATCAGCTTGTTGCCGACCTTTAAGTGTATATGTCGGTTTGAGCAGCGGTGTTGTGGTAGGTGAAGATTACCCAGTTCTATGGCATAGAGACCTTGAGAAACATTCATGTGGGGAGTTCTCTTTTGCTATTGCACAGGCTAATCAAGTATGTCTAGATTATGGTCACGTTGAACCAGGTCGTGAAGGTACCTTTGTTGGAGTTTATGATGGCCATTGTCGCGTTGATGCTTCAAGATTTACCTGTGATAACCTTAGCCGCCATCTAATAA CGCTTGCTCGAGAAAATGGAACCGTAGATGAAGAAGTCCTTAATAATGCCTTTGCTGCAACTGAAGATGGCTTCCTTTCTATTGTGGAAAGGGAATTTCATGGTGATCCAGGAATTGCGTCAACGGGGTGCTGCTGTCTGGTTGGAGTTATCTGGAAAAGGAGATTATATGTTGCTAACCTGGGGGACTCTAGAGCAGTATTAGGTCATATAGGAAGATTCAATAGGATTCTTGCTGAGCAATTGACTAATGATCATCATGTCAGGATCAAGGAGGTCAGGGATGAACTGAGAGCTCTGCACCCAGACAATCCAAACATTATGTCTCGTGTCAGAGGAACATGGCATGTTAACGGCATTAAACAG GTAACTAGAGCAATTGGAGATGCATTTCTGAAGAAGCCAGAATTTGCTCTTGGTGCTGAACCTCTTTCTGGGGCAGTAATAAGAGCTGATCCATCTGTATCTTCAAGAAACTTACAACCATGCGATAGATTTGTTATATTTGCTTCTGCTGGGCTGTGGGATCTCTTAAGCAACGAAGAGGCTGTACAAATTGTGCATACCTACCCTAGACAG GGCATAGCTAGAAGACTTGTTCtattagccatgaatgtggcggTACGTGCAAGAAAGAAGTACGATGACCTTATGAATCATGACAAACATGTCAGGAGGGCCTTACATGATGATATAACAGTCGTGGTCATCTTTATAGATCACGAGAAGCTGAATGACGAATTAACTGTGCCTGGAATGTCAGTTCAAGGATTTGTAGACACTCATCGACCATCACATTTCAATATTGAGCAAGAGGTGGCTACAGAGTCTGGAGTCACAGAGACCGAACCCACAGAAACCGAAAGCTCAGAGACCGAACACACAGAGATCGTACCCACAGAGACCGAAAGCTCAGAGACCGAATCCACAGGGACCGAACTCACTGAGACGGTATAA
- the LOC104644307 gene encoding probable protein phosphatase 2C 25 — protein MVSWLDRTVAAFCRPLGRYVGLSSSEDGVLGGEDYPLLWHRDLEKHSCGEFSFAMVQSNEVCEDYGHVEPGREGTFVGVYDGHGGLDASRFACDNLSRHLITLAREKETIDEEVLNNAFAATEDGFLSIVEREFHDDPTIATTGCCCLVGVIWRRTLYVASLGDCRAVLGHTGRYNRISAKQLTNDHNVRIKEVRDELRALHPDDPDIVRRVGRTWRVKGIIQVTRAIGDASLKKREFAHGVMEPFTGPVVRADPSVSSRKLQPCDRFVIFASDGLWDFLSNEKAVRIVHAYPRQGIARRLVLSALNVAARARKLKCDDLMNFDKGVRRAFHDDITVVVIFIDHEKLNDELTVPGMSVRGYVDTHRPSDFNIEQEVATETEHTQIEATGTEPTGTETTGSEPTRTERSETEATEIEPTGTETTRSEPTRTELTETEATETEPTGTETTGSEPTRTERSETELTETEATETEPTGIEATETEPTKTELTVTV, from the exons ATGGTTTCTTGGCTGGATAGGACTGTAGCAGCTTTTTGCCGACCTTTAGGTCGATATGTCGGTTTGAGCAGCAGTGAAGATGGTGTTCTGGGAGGTGAAGATTACCCATTGCTATGGCATAGAGACCTTGAGAAACATTCATGTGGGGAGTTCTCTTTTGCTATGGTACAGTCTAATGAAGTATGTGAAGATTATGGCCACGTTGAACCAGGTCGTGAAGGTACCTTTGTTGGGGTTTATGACGGCCATGGTGGCCTTGATGCTTCAAGATTTGCCTGTGATAACCTTAGCCGCCATTTAATAA CGCTTGCTCGAGAAAAGGAAACAATAGATGAAGAAGTCCTTAATAATGCCTTCGCTGCAACTGAAGACGGCTTCCTTTCTATTGTGGAAAGGGAATTTCATGATGATCCAACAATTGCGACAACGGGGTGCTGCTGTCTGGTTGGAGTTATCTGGAGAAGGACATTATATGTTGCTAGCCTGGGTGACTGTAGAGCAGTATTAGGTCATACAGGAAGATACAATAGGATTTCTGCTAAGCAATTGACTAATGATCATAATGTCAGGATCAAGGAGGTCAGGGATGAACTGAGAGCTCTGCACCCAGACGATCCAGACATTGTGCGTCGTGTCGGAAGAACATGGCGTGTTAAAGGCATTATACAG GTAACTAGAGCAATTGGAGATGCATCTCTGAAGAAGCGAGAATTTGCTCATGGTGTAATGGAACCTTTTACGGGGCCAGTAGTAAGAGCTGATCCATCTGTCTCTTCAAGAAAGTTACAACCATGCGATAGATTTGTTATATTTGCTTCTGATGGGCTGTGGGATTTCTTAAGCAATGAAAAGGCTGTACGAATTGTGCATGCCTACCCTAGACAG GGCATAGCTAGAAGACTTGTTCTATCAGCCCTGAATGTGGCTGCACGTGCAAGAAAGTTGAAGTGCGATGACCTGATGAATTTTGACAAAGGTGTCAGGAGGGCCTTTCATGATGATATAACAGTCGTGGTCATCTTTATAGATCACGAGAAGCTGAATGACGAATTAACTGTGCCTGGAATGTCAGTTCGAGGATATGTAGACACTCATCGACCATCAGATTTTAATATTGAGCAAGAGGTTGCTACAGAGACCGAACACACACAGATAGAAGCCACAGGGACCGAACCCACAGGGACTGAAACCACAGGGAGTGAACCCACAAGGACCGAACGCTCAGAGACTGAAGCCACAGAGATCGAACCCACAGGGACTGAAACTACAAGGAGTGAACCCACAAGGACTGAACTCACAGAGACTGAAGCCACAGAGACCGAACCCACAGGGACTGAAACTACAGGGAGTGAACCCACAAGGACCGAACGCTCAGAGACTGAACTCACAGAGACTGAAGCCACAGAGACCGAACCCACAGGGATTGAAGCTACAGAGACCGAACCCACAAAGACTGAACTCACAGTGACAGTATAA
- the LOC101251048 gene encoding probable protein phosphatase 2C 43 — MVSWLDRTVAACCQPSDRYVDFSNGEDGVLGGEDYPLLWYRDLEKHSCGEFSFAIVQANQVCEDYGHVEPGREGTFVGVYDGHGGLDASRFACDNLSRHLIMLARENGTIDEEVLNNAFAATEDGFLSIVEREFHILDPGIASTGSCCLVGVIWKRTLYVANLGDSRAVLCHTGRYNRISAKQLTNDHNVRDELRALHPDDPNIVIGFGGRTWCIKGIIKVTRAIGDASMKKPEFAHGVMKPFRGPVVRADPSVSSRKLQPCDRFVIFASAGLWDLLSNEEAVQIVHTYPRQGIARRLVLSALNVAARARKLTRDDLMNFDKGVRRAFHDDITVVVIFIDHEKLNDKLTVPGMSVRGFVDTHRPTDFNIEQEVATETEHTAIEPTGTEPTETEPTETEPTGTEPTGTEATGTEPTETEHTVTEPTETETTETELTETI; from the exons ATGGTTTCGTGGCTGGATAGGACTGTAGCAGCTTGTTGCCAACCTTCTGATCGATATGTCGATTTTAGCAATGGTGAAGATGGTGTTCTGGGAGGTGAAGATTACCCATTGCTATGGTATAGAGACCTTGAGAAACATTCATGTGGCGAGTTCTCTTTTGCTATTGTACAGGCTAATCAAGTATGCGAAGATTATGGCCACGTTGAACCAGGTCGTGAAGGTACCTTTGTTGGGGTTTATGACGGCCATGGTGGCCTCGATGCTTCAAGATTTGCCTGTGATAACCTTAGCCGGCATTTAATAA TGCTTGCTCGAGAAAATGGAACAATAGATGAAGAAGTCCTTAATAATGCCTTTGCTGCAACTGAAGATGGCTTCCTTTCTATTGTGGAAAGGGAATTTCATATTCTTGATCCAGGAATTGCGTCAACGGGGTCCTGCTGTCTGGTTGGTGTTATCTGGAAACGGACGTTATATGTTGCTAACCTGGGGGACTCTAGAGCAGTATTATGTCATACAGGAAGATACAATAGGATTTCTGCTAAGCAATTGACTAATGATCATAATGTCAGGGATGAACTGAGAGCTCTTCACCCAGACGATCCAAACATTGTGATTGGTTTCGGGGGAAGAACATGGTGTATTAAAGGCATTATAAAG GTAACTAGAGCAATTGGAGATGCATCTATGAAGAAGCCAGAATTTGCTCATGGTGTGATGAAACCTTTTAGGGGGCCAGTAGTAAGAGCTGATCCATCTGTCTCTTCAAGAAAGTTACAGCCATGCGATAGATTTGTTATATTTGCTTCTGCTGGGCTGTGGGATCTCTTAAGCAACGAAGAGGCTGTACAAATTGTGCATACCTACCCTAGACAG GGCATAGCTAGAAGACTTGTTCTATCAGCCCTGAATGTGGCTGCACGTGCAAGAAAGTTGACGCGCGATGACCTTATGAATTTTGACAAAGGTGTCAGGAGGGCCTTTCATGATGATATAACAGTCGTGGTCATCTTTATTGATCACGAGAAGCTGAATGACAAATTAACTGTACCTGGCATGTCAGTTCGAGGATTTGTAGACACTCATCGACCAACAGATTTTAACATTGAGCAAGAGGTTGCTACAGAGACCGAACACACAGCAATCGAACCCACAGGGACTGAACCCACGGAGACTGAACCCACAGAGACTGAACCCACAGGGACCGAACCCACAGGGACCGAAGCCACAGGGACTGAACCCACAGAGACTGAACACACAGTGACCGAACCCACAGAGACCGAAACCACAGAGACTGAACTCACTGAGACGATATAA
- the LOC101251345 gene encoding probable protein phosphatase 2C 43, producing MVSWLDRTVSACCQPLGRYIGLSSSEDGVLGGEDYPLLWYRDLEKHSCGEFSFAVVQANQVCEDYGHVEPGREGTFVGVYDGHGGLDASRFACDNLSRHLITLAREKGTIDKEVLNNAFAATEDGFLSIVEREFHDDPEIASTGSCCLVGVIWKRRLYVANLGDCRAVLGQTGIFNRIFAKQLTNDHNVRIKEVRDELRALHPDDPNIVTYVRRTWRVKSIIQVTRAIGDAFLKKPEFAIGAIPLKRPVLRADPSFCSRNLQPCDKFVIFASDGLWDLLSNQEAVKIVHAYPRQGIARRLVLSALNVAARARKLKCDDLMNYDKGVRRAFHDDITVVVIFIDHEKLNDKLTAPGMSVRGYVDTHRPSDFNIEQEVATETEHTETESTETESTGTEPTGTEPTETEATGIERSETEPTKTEPTGTEPTETECSETEHTETEPTGTEVAETEPTKTELTVTV from the exons ATGGTTTCTTGGCTGGATAGGACTGTATCAGCTTGTTGCCAACCTTTAGGTCGATATATCGGTTTGAGCAGCAGTGAAGATGGTGTACTGGGAGGTGAAGATTACCCATTGCTATGGTATAGAGACCTTGAGAAACATTCATGTGGCGAGTTCTCGTTTGCTGTGGTACAGGCTAATCAAGTATGCGAAGATTATGGCCACGTTGAACCAGGTCGTGAAGGTACCTTTGTTGGGGTTTATGATGGCCATGGTGGCCTTGATGCTTCAAGATTTGCCTGTGATAACCTTAGCCGCCATTTAATAA CGCTTGCTCGAGAAAAAGGAACAATAGATAAAGAAGTTCTTAATAATGCCTTCGCTGCAACTGAAGATGGCTTCCTTTCTATTGTGGAAAGGGAATTTCATGATGATCCAGAAATTGCGTCAACGGGGAGCTGCTGTCTGGTTGGTGTTATCTGGAAAAGGAGATTATATGTAGCTAACCTGGGTGACTGTAGAGCAGTATTAGGTCAAACAGGAATATTCAATAGGATTTTTGCTAAGCAATTGACTAATGATCATAATGTCAGGATCAAGGAGGTCAGGGATGAACTGAGAGCTCTGCACCCAGACGATCCAAACATTGTGACTTATGTCAGAAGAACATGGCGTGTTAAAAGCATTATACAG GTAACTAGAGCAATTGGAGATGCATTTCTGAAGAAGCCAGAATTTGCTATTGGTGCAATTCCTCTTAAGCGGCCAGTACTAAGAGCTGATCCATCTTTCTGTTCAAGAAACTTACAACCATGCgataaatttgttatatttgCTTCTGATGGGCTGTGGGATCTCTTAAGCAATCAAGAGGCTGTAAAAATTGTGCATGCCTACCCTAGACAG GGCATAGCTAGAAGACTTGTTCTATCAGCCCTAAATGTGGCTGCACGTGCAAGAAAGTTGAAGTGCGATGACCTTATGAATTATGACAAAGGTGTCAGGAGGGCCTTTCATGATGATATAACAGTCGTAGTCATCTTTATAGATCACGAGAAGCTGAATGACAAATTAACTGCGCCTGGAATGTCAGTTCGAGGATATGTAGACACTCATCGACCATCAGATTTTAACATTGAGCAAGAGGTTGCTACAGAGACTGAACACACAGAGACTGAATCCACAGAGACTGAATCCACAGGGACTGAACCCACAGGGACTGAACCCACAGAGACTGAAGCCACAGGGATCGAACGCTCAGAGACCGAACCCACAAAGACCGAACCTACAGGGACTGAACCCACAGAGACCGAATGCTCAGAGACTGAACACACAGAGACCGAACCCACAGGGACTGAAGTCGCAGAGACCGAACCCACAAAGACTGAACTCACAGTGACAGTATAA